A window of Nicotiana tabacum cultivar K326 chromosome 24, ASM71507v2, whole genome shotgun sequence contains these coding sequences:
- the LOC107798405 gene encoding uncharacterized protein LOC107798405, with product MGDKTTNHEIVETPEEEAPILAADSTPEPPALPGDGGGGGGWGGGWGFSAFSYLTDLQNAATVAAEEISRNVALLVDTESSDKDDSEESTGEVESGDESDKRRKAALEKLEKASEDSLLGQGLKVIDHSVENFASGAWQALGNAIKGGSDLVHKLESSAVNIAESIQHGGLPATTGSVAPSILETGKTFTAKGMEVIELLGKETMDLLISETGINVDKSSKEAKGKIDEDQYFEEVTFDRCFYIYGGPEQLEELEALSNHYVMLFNRKKAKLPSDQRSSYDGKLKEVQQIFDLSSEVDGSDMESDKGKKVDTGTWDSTDEVKNLHDSSVSKAAELAAGFANVLAGLAPNDMIQRTTGRLDTLHSEGVHRLSELCCFAVTQLLILEKSIISNANKVADQDVKEETGKIDWPEDSIERANVIRAKAHSMTRCVKAVSSSFVTGISDVAEAYVAATKGASSGSQVSQKSIQEKANVYSENLRSDHSTAVGKIQDGLQYLTYVVISISMPAA from the exons ATGGGGGACAAAACGACGAATCATGAAATAGTGGAAACGCCAGAAGAAGAAGCACCAATTTTGGCTGCTGATTCAACACCAGAGCCACCTGCTCTGCCGGGAGACGGCGGCGGTGGAGGAGGATGGGGCGGTGGCTGGGGATTTTCTGCGTTTTCTTATCTTACGGACCTTCAGAATGCTGCTACTGTTGCTGCTGAAGAGATCTCCCGCAAT GTGGCTCTATTAGTAGACACTGAATCCTCAGACAAGGACGATTCTGAAGAATCTACTGGTGAAGTGGAAAGTGGAGACGAGAGTGACAAGAGACGCAAGGCTGCTCTAGAAAAATTAGAGAAAGCTAGTGAAGATTCATTACTTGGCCAG GGTTTGAAAGTTATTGACCATTCAGTCGAGAATTTTGCTTCAGGAGCGTGGCAAGCATTAGGGAACGCAATCAAAGGAGGTTCAGATTTAGTCCACAA GCTTGAGAGTTCAGCTGTAAATATTGCAGAATCAATTCAGCATGGTGGTTTACCTGCCACAACCGGCTCTGTTGCACCATCCATACTAGAG ACTGGAAAAACTTTTACTGCTAAAGGAATGGAAGTGATTGAGCTGCTGGGGAAAGAAACTATGGATCTTCTGATATCAGAAACTGGTATTAATGTTGATAAGAGCTCCAAAGAAGCTAAAGGGAAAATAGATGAAGATCAGTATTTTGAGGAAGTAACATTTGATCGATGCTTCTATATTTATGGTGGTCCCGAGCAGTTGGAG GAGCTGGAGGCGTTGTCCAACCATTACGTGATGCTGTTCAACCGGAAAAAAGCAAAACTTCCATCTGATCAAAGGTCTTCTTACGATGGAAAGCTTAAAGAGGTTCAGCAGATTTTTGACTTGAGTTCTGAAGTTGATGGAAGTGATATGGAGTCAGATAAAGGGAAGAAAGTTGATACTGGAACCTGGGACAGCACGGATGAGGTGAAGAATTTGCATGATTCCAGTGTGAGCAAGGCTGCAGAATTGGCAGCAGG ATTTGCAAATGTTTTGGCTGGACTAGCTCCCAATGACATGATTCAAAGGACAACTGGGAGACTGGATACCCTTCATTCAGAGGGTGTTCAT AGGCTTTCAGAACTGTGCTGTTTTGCTGTGACTCAACTTCTGATACTTGAGAAATCAATCATTTCCAATGCAAATAAAGTTGCGGACCAAGATGTCAAGGAGGAAACTGGGAAAATTGATTGGCCTGAGGATTCTATTGAAAGAGCAAATGTTATCCGAGCAAAGGCACACTCAATGACCAGATGTGTTAAAGCAGTTTCTTCCAGTTTTGTTACAG GCATATCAGATGTGGCTGAAGCATATGTAGCTGCAACCAAAGGTGCTTCTTCTGGTTCACAAGTTTCTCAGAAATCTATCCAGGAGAAAGCCAATGTGTATTCGGAGAATCTTCGTTCAGATCATAGCACAGCCGTGGGCAAGATTCAGGATGGGCTTCAATACTTAACCTATGTGGTCATCTCAATCTCAATGCCTGCTGCTTGA
- the LOC107798402 gene encoding methyl jasmonate esterase 1-like, translating into METFPKKISAAVFVTAVMPGPTLNIFTLMKELLRKQNPQLDNRYTYDNGTNNPPTTFNFGQKHLATYVYQLSPVEDLALATTLVRPLYLYTDEDMSKELILSQENYGSVNRAFIICNEDKVVTREIQERMIEMNPTDEVKEIEGSDHMVMMSKPVELFVHLLHIAEKYY; encoded by the exons ATGGAAACGTTTCCAAAGAAGATTTCTGCTGCTGTTTTTGTCACTGCTGTAATGCCTGGTCCAACTCTCAACATTTTTACACTCATGAAAGAG TTACTTAGGAAACAGAATCCACAGCTTGATAATCGTTACACATATGATAATGGAACTAATAATCCTCCAACCACATTCAACTTTGGCCAAAAACACCTAGCAACCTATGTCTATCAGCTGAGCCCTGTCGAG GATTTGGCACTGGCAACAACATTAGTGAGACCACTATATTTGTACACTGATGAAGACATGTCAAAGGAACTAATCTTATCACAAGAGAATTATGGATCGGTTAATCGAGCCTTTATTATATGTAATGAAGATAAGGTAGTAACAAGGGAAATTCAAGAAAGGATGATTGAAATGAATCCAACAGATGAAGTGAAAGAGATTGAAGGATCAGATCATATGGTTATGATGTCAAAACCTGTTGAGCTTTTTGTTCATCTTCTGCACATTGCTGAGAAATACTACTAA